Proteins found in one Labeo rohita strain BAU-BD-2019 chromosome 11, IGBB_LRoh.1.0, whole genome shotgun sequence genomic segment:
- the grpr gene encoding gastrin-releasing peptide receptor, whose product MSDATLTPSPDVSFLGDSPERNNISAAPEHPHLHSGIIIATVYALIITAGLIGNVTLIRTFCIVKSMRNVPNLFMSSLALGDVLLLVTCAPVDASKFLADEWLFGRIGCKLIPFIQLTSVGVSVFTLTALAADRYKAIVKPMDIQTSKASLKVCLRAASIWLLSMILAIPEAVFSDLHTFHIPESNESFKACTPYPQAGDLHPKIHSMASFLILYIIPLFVISVYYIFIARSLIQSAINMPVEGNAHIRRQIESRMRLAKTVLVFVGLFAICWLPNHVIYLYRSYHYTEVDTSMAHFISSVCARILAFTNSCVNPFALYLLSKSFRKQFNKQLCCCCPSILMHSQSTRRNNTRLSSIKSTQNHSVASFSLVNGNAVCH is encoded by the exons ATGTCTGACGCAACATTAACACCGTCTCCCGATGTAAGTTTTTTGGGAGACTCTCCGGAGCGCAACAACATTAGCGCCGCTCCGGAGCATCCGCACTTGCATTCGGGCATTATTATCGCCACCGTTTACGCGCTCATCATTACCGCTGGACTAATTGGTAATGTGACGCTCATTAGGACGTTTTGCATCGTGAAATCCATGCGCAATGTCCCCAATTTGTTCATGTCGAGTCTCGCTCTCGGAGACGTGCTGCTGCTGGTCACCTGCGCGCCAGTGGATGCCAGCAAGTTTCTAGCGGATGAGTGGCTTTTTGGGCGGATTGGTTGTAAACTCATTCCGTTCATCCAGCTGACTTCGGTTGGAGTGTCAGTGTTCACTCTCACAGCGCTGGCTGCGGACAG ATACAAGGCCATTGTCAAGCCGATGGATATCCAGACGTCTAAAGCCTCGCTAAAGGTCTGCCTGAGGGCTGCGTCAATTTGGTTGCTCTCCATGATCCTGGCCATTCCTGAGGCGGTGTTCTCTGATCTGCACACCTTCCACATCCCAGAATCCAATGAGAGTTTTAAAGCATGCACCCCGTACCCTCAAGCCGGAGACCTGCACCCAAAAATCCATTCCATGGCCTCTTTCCTTATTCTGTACATCATTCCTCTCTTCGTTATTTCGGTGTACTACATCTTCATTGCCAGGAGTCTGATTCAGAGTGCGATTAACATGCCTGTAGAGGGAAATGCACACATTCGGAGACAG ATTGAGTCACGGATGCGACTGGCCAAGACAGTGCTTGTGTTCGTGGGTCTTTTTGCCATCTGCTGGCTCCCAAACCATGTGATTTACCTGTACCGGTCCTACCATTACACAGAAGTGGACACCTCAATGGCCCATTTCATCTCCAGTGTGTGCGCACGTATCCTTGCTTTCACCAACTCTTGCGTGAATCCCTTTGCTCTCTACCTGCTCAGCAAATCCTTTAGGAAGCAGTTCAACAAGCAGCTTTGCTGCTGCTGCCCGTCTATTCTGATGCATTCACAAAGCACTAGGCGTAACAACACACGACTCAGTTCAATCAAAAGCACCCAGAACCACTCTGTTGCCAGCTTTAGCCTCGTCAATGGCAACGCTGTCTGCCATTAG